From the genome of Pseudomonas sp. AB6, one region includes:
- a CDS encoding energy transducer TonB — protein sequence MNALADDMPPEFSRSGVRPADRLGFTLMIAALIHVALILGVGFTFVKPQDISRTLEITLATFVSKAPPKQADYLAQDNQQGSGTLDNKAIPKTTEIAPFQDTKINKVTPPPAAAKPVEQQEAPKTAVATKAQKAQKTVIKHQEVKEVPVTKAAPTFDSAELSTEISSLEAELSNEQQLYAKRPKIHRLSAASTMHDKGAWYKEDWRKKIERIGNLNYPEEARRQQIRGNLRMMVSINRDGSIYEMLVLESSGQPLLDQAAQRIVRLAAPFSPFTGDLADIDRLEIIRTWKFTNDKLSSN from the coding sequence ATGAACGCTTTGGCTGACGATATGCCCCCCGAATTCTCCCGCAGCGGCGTGCGCCCGGCTGATCGGCTGGGGTTTACCTTGATGATTGCAGCGCTGATTCATGTGGCGTTGATCCTCGGTGTGGGCTTTACCTTCGTCAAACCGCAGGACATCAGCCGAACACTGGAAATCACCCTCGCCACGTTCGTCAGCAAGGCCCCGCCCAAGCAGGCGGATTACCTTGCTCAGGACAATCAGCAGGGCAGCGGCACGCTGGATAATAAAGCGATTCCCAAGACCACCGAAATCGCACCGTTTCAGGACACCAAAATCAATAAGGTGACGCCGCCGCCCGCCGCGGCTAAACCTGTCGAGCAGCAGGAAGCGCCGAAAACCGCCGTAGCCACTAAGGCGCAGAAAGCTCAGAAGACCGTCATCAAGCATCAAGAAGTCAAAGAGGTACCGGTCACCAAGGCCGCGCCAACCTTTGACAGTGCAGAGCTCTCAACCGAGATCTCCAGCCTGGAAGCTGAATTGTCCAACGAACAACAGCTGTACGCCAAACGACCGAAGATCCATCGCCTCAGCGCCGCCTCGACCATGCACGACAAAGGTGCCTGGTATAAAGAAGACTGGCGCAAGAAAATTGAGCGTATTGGCAACCTCAACTACCCCGAAGAGGCGCGTCGTCAACAGATTCGAGGCAATCTGCGGATGATGGTGTCGATTAACCGCGATGGCTCAATTTACGAAATGCTGGTACTTGAGTCTTCTGGCCAACCGTTGCTTGATCAAGCGGCGCAACGCATTGTGCGGTTAGCAGCTCCATTTTCGCCGTTCACCGGCGATCTTGCAGACATCGACCGACTGGAGATTATCCGGACCTGGAAGTTCACCAACGACAAGCTTTCCAGTAACTGA
- the pilG gene encoding twitching motility response regulator PilG: MEQHSKALKVMVIDDSKTIRRTAETLLKNVGCEVITAIDGFDALAKIADNHPRIIFVDIMMPRLDGYQTCALIKNNRAFKSTPVIMLSSKDGLFDKAKGRIVGSDQFLTKPFSKEELLNAIKAHVPEFVAVEQQVS; the protein is encoded by the coding sequence ATGGAACAACACTCCAAAGCTTTGAAAGTGATGGTTATCGACGACTCGAAGACGATCCGCCGAACCGCCGAGACGCTGTTGAAAAACGTCGGTTGTGAAGTTATCACTGCAATTGACGGGTTTGACGCCTTAGCGAAGATCGCGGATAACCACCCCAGAATTATTTTCGTCGACATCATGATGCCGCGTCTGGATGGCTATCAGACTTGCGCTTTGATCAAGAACAACCGGGCGTTCAAGTCAACGCCGGTGATCATGCTGTCTTCTAAGGATGGCTTGTTCGACAAGGCCAAGGGCCGGATCGTCGGTTCCGACCAGTTTCTGACGAAGCCTTTTAGCAAGGAAGAACTGCTGAACGCGATCAAGGCCCACGTGCCTGAATTTGTAGCAGTAGAACAACAAGTATCTTGA
- the gshB gene encoding glutathione synthase, translating into MSVRLGIVMDPIERISYKKDSSLAMLLAAQARGWTLFYMEQQDLYQNAGQARARMKPLKVFADPAHWFELEAEIDAGLDDLNVILMRKDPPFDMEFVYATYLLEQAERAGVLVVNRPQSLRDCNEKLFATLFPQCTPPTLVSRRADILRGFADLHGDVILKPLDGMGGTSIFRHRVGDPNLSVILETLTNNGTQQIMAQGYLPAIKDGDKRILMIDGEPVPYCLARIPAAGETRGNLAAGGRGEARPLTEHDRWIAAEVGPTLREKGLLFVGLDVIGEHLTEINVTSPTCIREIDNAFGTNIGSMLMDAIEGKLKAK; encoded by the coding sequence ATGAGCGTTCGTCTCGGAATTGTCATGGACCCCATCGAGCGTATTTCCTATAAAAAGGACAGCTCGCTGGCCATGCTCCTTGCCGCCCAGGCTCGCGGTTGGACACTGTTCTATATGGAACAGCAAGACCTGTACCAGAACGCCGGGCAGGCGCGCGCGCGCATGAAGCCGCTTAAAGTGTTTGCCGACCCTGCACACTGGTTCGAGCTGGAAGCCGAAATCGACGCCGGTCTGGATGACCTGAACGTGATCCTGATGCGCAAGGATCCGCCGTTCGACATGGAATTCGTCTACGCCACTTACCTGCTGGAACAAGCCGAGCGTGCTGGCGTGCTGGTGGTCAACCGTCCGCAAAGTCTGCGCGACTGCAACGAAAAGCTCTTCGCCACCCTGTTTCCACAGTGCACGCCGCCGACATTGGTCAGCCGCCGTGCGGATATTCTTCGCGGGTTCGCTGATTTGCACGGCGACGTGATTTTGAAACCGCTGGACGGCATGGGCGGTACATCAATCTTCCGCCACCGGGTCGGCGACCCGAACCTGTCGGTGATTCTGGAAACGTTGACCAACAACGGCACCCAGCAAATCATGGCTCAGGGTTATCTGCCTGCGATCAAAGACGGCGACAAACGCATCCTGATGATCGACGGAGAACCCGTGCCGTACTGCCTGGCGCGCATCCCGGCCGCCGGCGAAACCCGTGGCAACCTCGCAGCCGGTGGCCGAGGCGAAGCCCGCCCGCTGACTGAGCACGACCGCTGGATCGCCGCCGAAGTCGGCCCCACCCTGCGCGAAAAAGGCCTGTTGTTCGTAGGCCTCGACGTCATCGGCGAACACCTCACCGAAATCAACGTCACCAGCCCAACCTGCATCCGCGAAATCGACAATGCGTTTGGCACCAATATTGGTTCGATGTTGATGGATGCGATTGAAGGGAAGTTAAAGGCGAAATAA
- the pilH gene encoding twitching motility response regulator PilH — translation MARVLIVDDSPTEMYKLTGMLEKHGHYVLKAENGADGVALARQEKPDAVLMDIVMPGLNGFQATRQLTKDPDTASIPVIIITTKDQETDKVWGTRQGARDYLTKPVDEETLIKTLNSVLAG, via the coding sequence ATGGCTCGAGTTCTGATCGTCGACGATTCGCCGACTGAAATGTACAAACTCACCGGCATGCTGGAAAAGCACGGTCACTACGTCCTGAAAGCCGAGAACGGTGCTGATGGCGTTGCTCTGGCGCGCCAGGAAAAGCCTGATGCGGTATTGATGGACATCGTGATGCCCGGCCTCAACGGTTTTCAGGCGACTCGACAGTTGACCAAGGACCCCGACACGGCCTCGATCCCGGTGATCATCATCACCACCAAAGACCAAGAGACCGACAAGGTCTGGGGCACGCGTCAAGGTGCTCGCGATTACCTGACTAAACCGGTAGACGAAGAAACCCTGA